The following proteins are encoded in a genomic region of Streptomyces lunaelactis:
- a CDS encoding RNA polymerase sigma-70 factor produces MTQPQQAGPDQLAFQQYRTLLFSVAYRLLGTAADAEDVVQDAWLKWSAADRSQVADPKAYLTRIVSNLAMERLRSTRHQRETYVGPWLPEPILTSPDTADGVATADSVSMALLVVLETLSPLERAVFVLKEVFAFSYAEIAEAVERSETAVRQAAHRAREHVQARRPRFTADRARQRDVTERFFAAATGGDINTLMELLSPDVTLWTDGGGKVRQALKPVVGLETVARWFAALGTVTYQGIEPGQMRAELTWINAGPGVVFRGPGRVVATLTFDFDPEGRISTIHNVANPDKLHAVADGTRYELS; encoded by the coding sequence GTGACCCAGCCACAGCAGGCCGGCCCCGACCAGCTCGCCTTCCAGCAGTACCGCACCCTGCTCTTCTCCGTCGCCTACCGCCTCCTCGGCACCGCCGCCGACGCCGAGGACGTGGTCCAGGACGCCTGGCTCAAGTGGTCGGCGGCCGACCGTTCCCAGGTCGCCGACCCCAAGGCCTATCTGACCCGGATCGTCTCCAACCTGGCGATGGAACGGCTTCGTTCGACCCGCCACCAGCGCGAGACCTACGTCGGACCGTGGCTCCCCGAGCCGATCCTCACCAGCCCGGACACCGCCGACGGCGTCGCCACGGCGGACTCGGTCTCCATGGCCCTGCTGGTCGTCCTGGAGACGCTGAGCCCCCTGGAGCGCGCGGTCTTCGTGCTGAAGGAGGTCTTCGCCTTCAGCTACGCGGAGATCGCGGAGGCGGTGGAACGCTCGGAGACAGCGGTCCGGCAGGCCGCGCACCGCGCCCGGGAGCACGTCCAGGCCCGCCGGCCCCGTTTCACCGCGGACCGCGCCCGCCAACGCGACGTCACCGAGCGCTTTTTCGCGGCGGCGACGGGCGGCGACATCAACACCCTCATGGAGCTGCTCTCCCCGGACGTGACGCTGTGGACCGATGGCGGCGGCAAGGTCCGCCAGGCCCTCAAGCCGGTCGTCGGCCTGGAGACCGTGGCCCGTTGGTTCGCCGCGCTCGGCACCGTGACCTACCAGGGCATCGAGCCCGGGCAGATGCGGGCAGAACTCACCTGGATCAACGCCGGCCCGGGCGTGGTCTTCCGCGGCCCGGGCCGCGTGGTCGCCACGCTGACCTTCGACTTCGACCCGGAAGGCCGCATCTCGACCATCCACAACGTGGCCAACCCGGACAAGCTCCACGCCGTCGCCGACGGCACTCGGTACGAACTCTCCTGA
- a CDS encoding NAD(P)/FAD-dependent oxidoreductase — MNTTAAQQHEVLVLGAGYAGLSAAIQLAARTRKRGNLRVTLVNPYVNFTERLRLHMTATGQETAEMNIPELLDGTGAAFVRGWVTAVDAEAKTVRIDDDRVLRYDTLVYGLGSIADTVAVPGVDDHAYTLNSPEDAALFADRLTRLDGGTVVVGGGGLTGVEAAAEIAERHPELQVVLLGRQEPGASMHPKAKAYLDAALARLGVRVRSGVEVAKVLPDSVEFADGSGVPAAAVLWTSGTRVSPLAATAGLTVDERGRVVTDSALRSVSHPDVYAVGDAAAIRQGYGVMHGTCQGGMPTGVHAALSILRVLAGKEPKPFRFGYYHTPVSLGRNDAVVQFTHPDDSPRRLMLTGKRAAKYKETVTAAPWPTFARMKKMPASGAFWPHGGRYTRIRSAK; from the coding sequence ATGAACACGACAGCAGCGCAGCAGCACGAGGTCCTGGTCCTGGGAGCCGGCTACGCCGGGCTCTCCGCCGCGATCCAGCTCGCGGCCCGCACCAGGAAGCGTGGGAACCTGCGAGTGACGCTGGTCAACCCCTACGTCAACTTCACCGAGCGGCTCCGACTGCACATGACCGCCACCGGCCAGGAGACGGCCGAGATGAACATCCCGGAGCTGCTGGACGGCACCGGCGCCGCCTTCGTCCGCGGCTGGGTCACAGCCGTGGACGCCGAGGCGAAGACCGTCCGGATCGACGACGACCGGGTCCTGCGCTACGACACCCTGGTCTACGGCCTGGGCAGCATCGCGGACACCGTCGCCGTCCCCGGCGTGGACGACCACGCCTACACCCTCAACAGCCCGGAGGACGCCGCCCTTTTCGCCGACCGGCTGACCCGGCTCGACGGCGGGACCGTCGTGGTCGGCGGCGGCGGCCTCACCGGCGTCGAGGCCGCCGCGGAGATCGCCGAGCGGCACCCGGAGCTCCAGGTGGTGCTGCTGGGCCGGCAGGAGCCGGGCGCGAGCATGCACCCGAAGGCCAAAGCCTACCTGGACGCGGCGCTCGCCCGGCTCGGCGTGCGGGTGCGCAGCGGCGTCGAGGTGGCCAAGGTGTTGCCGGACAGCGTCGAGTTCGCGGACGGCTCCGGCGTCCCGGCGGCCGCGGTGCTGTGGACCAGCGGCACCCGCGTCTCGCCGCTGGCTGCCACCGCGGGCCTGACCGTCGACGAGCGCGGCCGTGTGGTCACCGACAGTGCGCTGCGCTCGGTCTCCCACCCGGATGTCTACGCCGTGGGCGACGCGGCGGCGATCCGTCAGGGCTACGGCGTGATGCACGGGACCTGCCAGGGCGGCATGCCCACCGGAGTGCACGCGGCCCTCTCGATCCTGCGGGTGCTGGCCGGCAAGGAGCCCAAGCCCTTCCGCTTCGGCTACTACCACACACCCGTCAGCCTGGGCCGGAACGACGCCGTCGTGCAGTTCACCCACCCCGACGACAGCCCGCGCCGGCTCATGCTGACCGGCAAGCGGGCCGCGAAGTACAAGGAGACGGTCACCGCCGCGCCGTGGCCGACCTTCGCCCGCATGAAGAAGATGCCCGCCTCGGGCGCGTTCTGGCCGCACGGCGGCCGCTACACCCGGATCCGGAGCGCCAAGTGA
- a CDS encoding MarR family winged helix-turn-helix transcriptional regulator, whose protein sequence is MNLSVEWERAVEAPIENDLCTRIRRSEQALMAHHEAVLRTYGLTMTQYTVLLALSREGGMSGAQLARSCGVTQQSMSSVLTNMETKDLIRRETSPVHAKVQIATLTDEGQVLLDRAYQEVIILERALTDAFTPSEHAALCELLERATTVLIQQTRHATAPPAT, encoded by the coding sequence ATGAACCTGTCAGTGGAGTGGGAGCGCGCGGTGGAAGCCCCGATCGAGAACGACCTCTGCACCCGGATCAGGCGGTCGGAGCAGGCGTTGATGGCGCACCACGAGGCAGTACTGCGTACCTATGGGCTGACCATGACGCAGTACACCGTGCTGTTGGCCCTCTCCCGCGAAGGCGGCATGTCCGGCGCCCAACTGGCCCGCTCCTGCGGGGTGACGCAGCAGAGCATGAGCAGCGTGCTGACCAACATGGAGACCAAGGACCTCATCCGCCGCGAGACGTCCCCGGTGCATGCCAAGGTGCAGATCGCCACCCTCACGGATGAGGGGCAGGTGCTGCTGGACCGCGCCTACCAGGAGGTGATCATCCTTGAGCGCGCGCTCACCGACGCGTTCACGCCCTCCGAACACGCCGCACTCTGCGAACTTCTGGAGCGCGCCACCACCGTCCTGATCCAGCAGACGCGCCACGCGACAGCCCCGCCGGCTACCTGA
- a CDS encoding quinone oxidoreductase family protein yields MKAVVLDTDDHYRITELDEPTPGPGQVAIRVAYAGIQWGDTLVRDGHFAVPRPFVPGFEASGHIVAVGAGIDARRVSEAVTALTTSGAYAEVVLAPATLTLSIGSMPLRTAAGLGWGAPTAYDLINTAAHVRPGESVLIHAAAGSVGTLAAQFARLAGAGRIVGVVSTTDRADYAAQFGYDQLLLREEFPAKLDGEKPDVILDPVGGSTRTAGLEQLAAHGRLVAYGNLATYEPVLANANDLLMFGKSLLTYNSNLLSQTHPERLTDSARRALGLVADGKVRMDITTEYALEDLAMAVQRLAEGTTHGKSILRVA; encoded by the coding sequence ATGAAGGCTGTCGTTCTCGACACCGACGACCACTACCGGATCACCGAACTCGATGAGCCCACCCCCGGCCCCGGCCAAGTGGCGATCCGTGTGGCCTACGCCGGGATCCAGTGGGGCGACACCCTGGTCAGGGACGGCCACTTCGCTGTACCGCGTCCCTTCGTCCCGGGGTTCGAGGCATCCGGGCACATCGTCGCGGTCGGCGCGGGTATCGACGCACGCCGTGTCAGTGAGGCCGTCACCGCGCTGACCACCTCAGGCGCCTACGCCGAGGTGGTCCTGGCACCCGCCACGCTCACGTTGAGCATCGGCAGCATGCCGCTGAGGACAGCCGCAGGTCTCGGGTGGGGCGCACCGACCGCCTACGACCTGATCAACACCGCCGCGCACGTGCGGCCCGGCGAAAGCGTGCTGATCCACGCCGCCGCCGGCTCCGTCGGCACGCTCGCCGCCCAGTTCGCCCGACTGGCCGGAGCAGGCCGGATCGTCGGTGTGGTCAGCACTACCGACAGGGCCGACTACGCCGCGCAGTTCGGATACGACCAGCTCCTGCTCCGCGAGGAGTTCCCGGCCAAGCTCGACGGCGAGAAGCCCGACGTCATCCTCGACCCGGTCGGCGGCTCGACCCGCACCGCCGGCCTCGAACAGCTCGCAGCACACGGCCGACTGGTGGCATACGGCAACCTCGCCACATACGAACCCGTCCTCGCCAACGCCAACGACCTCCTCATGTTCGGCAAGTCACTCCTGACCTACAACAGCAACCTGCTCAGCCAGACCCACCCCGAGCGGCTCACCGACAGTGCCCGCCGCGCACTCGGCCTCGTCGCCGACGGCAAGGTCCGCATGGACATCACCACCGAGTACGCCCTCGAAGACCTGGCCATGGCCGTGCAGCGCCTCGCCGAGGGCACAACCCATGGCAAAAGCATCCTTCGCGTCGCCTGA
- a CDS encoding Fur family transcriptional regulator translates to MSDLLERLRGRGWRMTSQRRVVAEVLDGDHVHLTADEVHARAAQRLPEISRATVYNTLGELVTLGEVIEVPTHGRAKRYDPNAHHPHQHLVCSNCGTIRDVHPTGNPLTDLPAEERFGFTVSEVEVTYRGLCPSCA, encoded by the coding sequence ATGAGTGACCTGCTGGAGCGACTGCGAGGGCGTGGCTGGCGGATGACCTCCCAGCGGCGTGTCGTTGCGGAGGTCCTCGACGGCGACCACGTGCATCTCACGGCCGACGAGGTGCACGCCCGCGCGGCACAGCGGCTGCCCGAGATCTCCCGGGCGACCGTCTACAACACCCTGGGCGAGCTGGTCACCCTCGGTGAGGTCATAGAGGTCCCCACCCACGGCCGCGCCAAGCGCTACGACCCCAACGCACACCACCCGCACCAGCACCTGGTGTGCTCCAACTGCGGCACCATCCGCGATGTCCACCCGACCGGCAATCCGCTGACCGACCTCCCGGCGGAGGAGCGGTTCGGATTCACGGTGTCCGAGGTCGAGGTCACCTACCGCGGGCTGTGCCCGTCCTGCGCCTAA
- the katG gene encoding catalase/peroxidase HPI — protein MSENHDAIVVDAKTEGGGGCPVAHGRAAHPTQGGGNRQWWPERLNLKILAKNPAVANPLGEEFDYAEAFKTLDLPAVKQDIAEVLTTSQDWWPADFGHYGPFMIRMAWHSAGTYRISDGRGGAGAGQQRFAPLNSWPDNGNLDKARRLLWPVKKKYGQSLSWADLMILTGNVALEQMGFETFGFGGGRADVWEPDEDVYWGPETTWLDDERYTGDRELENPLGAVQMGLIYVNPEGPNGNPDPIAAARDIRETFRRMAMNDEETVALIAGGHTFGKTHGAGPAESVGDDPEAAPIEAQGLGWANSFGTGKGGDAITSGLEGIWTNTPITWDNSFFEILFGYEWEQFKSPAGAHQWRPKDGAGAGTVPDAHDASRTHAPTMLTTDLSLRFDPAYEQISRRFKDNPAEFADAFARAWFKLTHRDMGPIVRYLGPEVPSETLLWQDPLPAVTHELVDAADIASLKSQILASDLTVSQLVSTAWASASSFRGSDKRGGANGARIRLQPQSGWEVNEPDELVSVLGTLEGIKESFNSAQSGGKQISLADLIVLAGAAAVEQAAKDADFHIQVPFTPGRVDASQEQTDVESFAALEPTADGFRNYLGKGNRLPAEYLLTDRANLLNLSAPEMTVLVGGLRVLGANSQQSPLGVLTTTPGSLTNDFFANLLDLGTTWKATSEDANTFEGRDAATGEVKWTGSRADLVFGSNSELRALAEVYASDDAKEKFVNDFVAAWDKVMNLDRFDLV, from the coding sequence ATGTCTGAGAACCATGATGCAATCGTCGTAGACGCGAAGACGGAGGGCGGAGGTGGCTGCCCGGTCGCGCACGGACGCGCCGCGCACCCGACCCAGGGCGGCGGAAACCGCCAGTGGTGGCCGGAGCGGCTCAACCTGAAGATCCTCGCCAAGAACCCCGCCGTGGCCAACCCCCTCGGCGAGGAGTTCGACTACGCCGAGGCGTTCAAGACCCTCGACCTCCCGGCAGTGAAGCAGGACATCGCGGAGGTTCTGACGACCTCGCAGGACTGGTGGCCCGCCGACTTCGGCCACTACGGCCCGTTCATGATCCGGATGGCCTGGCACAGCGCGGGCACCTACCGGATCAGCGACGGCCGCGGCGGCGCCGGGGCCGGCCAGCAGCGCTTCGCCCCCCTCAACAGCTGGCCGGACAACGGGAACCTGGACAAGGCCCGCCGCCTGCTGTGGCCGGTCAAGAAGAAGTATGGCCAGAGCCTCTCGTGGGCCGACCTCATGATCCTCACCGGCAACGTCGCCCTGGAGCAGATGGGCTTCGAGACCTTCGGCTTCGGCGGCGGTCGTGCGGACGTCTGGGAGCCCGACGAGGATGTCTACTGGGGTCCCGAGACCACCTGGCTCGACGACGAGCGCTACACCGGTGACCGGGAGCTGGAGAACCCCCTCGGCGCGGTCCAGATGGGTCTCATCTACGTCAACCCCGAGGGTCCCAACGGCAATCCGGACCCGATCGCCGCGGCCCGCGACATCCGCGAGACGTTCCGCCGCATGGCGATGAACGACGAGGAGACGGTCGCCCTGATCGCGGGCGGCCACACCTTCGGCAAGACCCACGGCGCGGGCCCGGCGGAGAGCGTCGGCGACGACCCCGAGGCCGCCCCGATCGAGGCGCAGGGCCTCGGCTGGGCGAACTCCTTCGGCACCGGCAAGGGCGGCGACGCCATCACCAGCGGCCTCGAGGGCATCTGGACGAACACCCCGATCACCTGGGACAACAGCTTCTTCGAGATCCTGTTCGGCTACGAGTGGGAGCAGTTCAAGAGCCCCGCGGGCGCGCACCAGTGGCGGCCGAAGGACGGCGCCGGTGCGGGCACCGTCCCCGACGCCCACGATGCGTCGAGGACTCACGCCCCGACGATGCTGACGACCGACCTGTCGCTCCGGTTCGACCCGGCGTACGAGCAGATCTCGCGTCGCTTCAAGGACAACCCCGCCGAGTTCGCGGACGCGTTCGCCCGCGCCTGGTTCAAGCTGACCCACCGCGACATGGGCCCGATCGTGCGCTACCTCGGCCCGGAGGTCCCCTCGGAGACGCTGCTGTGGCAGGACCCGCTGCCCGCGGTGACCCACGAGCTCGTCGACGCCGCGGACATCGCCTCGCTCAAGAGCCAGATCCTCGCGTCGGACCTGACGGTGTCCCAGCTCGTGTCCACGGCGTGGGCGTCGGCCTCGTCCTTCCGCGGCAGCGACAAGCGCGGCGGCGCCAACGGTGCGCGCATCCGCCTGCAGCCGCAGAGCGGGTGGGAGGTCAACGAGCCCGACGAGCTGGTTTCTGTCCTTGGCACCCTGGAGGGCATCAAGGAGTCCTTCAACTCCGCCCAGAGCGGCGGGAAGCAGATCTCGCTCGCCGACCTGATCGTGCTCGCCGGCGCTGCCGCCGTCGAGCAGGCCGCCAAGGACGCCGACTTCCACATCCAGGTCCCCTTCACGCCGGGCCGCGTGGACGCGTCGCAGGAGCAGACGGACGTGGAGTCGTTCGCCGCGCTCGAGCCGACCGCCGACGGGTTCCGCAACTACCTCGGGAAAGGCAACCGGCTGCCGGCCGAGTACCTGCTGACCGACCGGGCGAACCTGCTGAACCTGAGCGCCCCCGAGATGACGGTCCTCGTCGGCGGCCTCCGCGTCCTGGGCGCGAACTCCCAGCAGTCGCCGCTCGGCGTCCTCACCACGACCCCCGGGTCTCTGACCAACGATTTCTTCGCCAACCTGCTCGACCTGGGCACGACGTGGAAGGCGACGTCCGAGGACGCGAACACGTTCGAGGGGCGCGACGCCGCCACGGGCGAGGTCAAGTGGACCGGCAGCCGTGCCGACCTCGTCTTCGGGTCGAACTCCGAGCTGCGCGCGCTCGCGGAGGTCTACGCGAGCGATGACGCGAAGGAGAAGTTCGTGAACGACTTCGTCGCAGCGTGGGACAAGGTCATGAACCTCGACCGGTTCGACCTCGTCTGA
- a CDS encoding urease accessory protein UreD produces MTRTTDSAPLPGPGREATGPVQRAAPGRVRPTGTEHHDAGHDSPRSAGAGASEESVPHPSGVHATARIRAEHNGRTTTLPLLHSDGPFHLRRLRCHDERARVNVLGAMSAPLGGDRLALDITADTRARLDVTTSAATIALRGSTTDPATYDVRLTAGKDASLIWLPQPLISTRGSTLHQTYTVELASTARLVLREEQLLGRTAEPPGHLTTRLTVRRAGRLLLDQHTAYGGPAPAWDGPAVLGNHRACGQLLVVRPDMTVLREPVYLGDDPEAGSAVLAPLADSSALLVTAVASTPARLRDLLDTALAHAEGNASPAAPRIWSPR; encoded by the coding sequence ATGACCCGCACCACCGACTCCGCACCCCTGCCAGGACCAGGACGGGAAGCGACCGGTCCCGTCCAGAGGGCCGCACCCGGAAGAGTGCGCCCCACCGGCACCGAGCACCACGACGCCGGGCACGACAGTCCGCGATCCGCCGGGGCGGGGGCGAGCGAGGAATCCGTTCCCCACCCCAGCGGCGTACACGCGACGGCCCGGATCCGCGCGGAGCACAACGGCCGTACGACCACACTCCCGTTGCTCCACAGCGACGGTCCCTTTCACTTGAGGCGCCTGCGGTGCCACGACGAACGGGCACGCGTCAACGTGCTCGGCGCGATGAGCGCGCCACTGGGCGGGGACCGCCTCGCACTCGACATCACGGCCGACACGCGGGCCCGCCTGGACGTCACCACGTCCGCCGCCACCATCGCCCTGCGCGGCTCCACGACCGACCCCGCCACCTACGACGTACGGCTCACGGCAGGCAAGGACGCGTCCTTGATCTGGCTGCCCCAGCCACTGATCAGCACCCGCGGCAGCACCCTGCACCAGACGTACACCGTCGAACTCGCCTCCACCGCCCGACTGGTGCTGCGAGAGGAACAACTACTCGGCCGCACGGCGGAGCCCCCCGGGCACCTCACCACCCGCCTGACCGTCCGCCGCGCCGGCCGGCTCCTGCTCGACCAGCACACCGCCTACGGCGGCCCCGCCCCCGCCTGGGACGGCCCCGCCGTCCTGGGGAATCACCGCGCCTGCGGCCAACTCCTCGTCGTCCGACCGGACATGACAGTCCTTCGCGAACCGGTTTACCTCGGCGACGACCCTGAGGCGGGCTCTGCCGTGCTGGCCCCGCTCGCCGACAGCAGCGCCCTCCTTGTTACGGCCGTCGCTTCGACCCCCGCCCGCCTGCGCGACCTCCTCGACACTGCCCTCGCACACGCCGAAGGGAACGCCTCTCCAGCCGCGCCGCGGATATGGTCACCGAGGTGA
- the ureG gene encoding urease accessory protein UreG, with the protein MHLDHPVITPHRHTYSAEPLRGDSSRRALRIGLGGPVGSGKTATVAALCRALRDELSIAVVTNDIYTREDAEFLLREAVLPPERITAVETGACPHTAIRDDISANLEAVEQLEETLRAVDLVLIESGGDNLTATFSRGLVDAQVFVIDVASGDDIPRKGGPGITTADLLVVNKTDLAPYVGADLDTMASDARRQRGDLPVAFTSLTQPDGIRPVADWVSRRLAAWRTGAAA; encoded by the coding sequence GTGCACCTCGACCACCCCGTGATCACGCCCCACCGCCACACCTACAGCGCCGAGCCTCTGCGGGGCGACAGCAGCCGCCGCGCTCTGCGCATCGGACTCGGCGGGCCGGTCGGCTCCGGCAAGACCGCCACCGTGGCCGCGCTGTGCCGCGCGCTGCGCGACGAGCTGTCCATTGCCGTGGTCACCAACGACATCTACACCCGTGAGGACGCCGAGTTCCTGCTGCGCGAGGCCGTGCTGCCGCCCGAACGGATCACCGCCGTGGAGACCGGGGCCTGCCCGCACACCGCGATCCGCGACGACATCTCCGCCAACCTCGAAGCGGTGGAACAACTGGAGGAGACACTGCGGGCTGTGGACCTGGTGCTCATCGAGTCCGGCGGCGACAACCTCACCGCCACGTTCTCGCGCGGTCTCGTCGACGCCCAGGTGTTCGTGATCGACGTGGCCAGCGGTGACGACATCCCCCGCAAGGGCGGGCCAGGCATCACCACCGCCGACCTCCTTGTCGTCAACAAGACCGACCTGGCACCGTACGTCGGCGCCGACCTGGACACCATGGCATCCGACGCACGACGCCAGCGCGGAGACCTGCCCGTCGCCTTCACCAGCCTCACTCAGCCCGACGGGATCCGCCCAGTCGCCGACTGGGTCAGCAGGCGCCTGGCAGCCTGGCGGACCGGAGCAGCCGCATGA
- a CDS encoding urease accessory protein UreF, producing the protein MTRAALIVLADGRFPAGGHAHSGGVEAAVASGAVHDTVSLGAFCRGRLHTAGLTAAGLAAAAADGHDALVLDEAADARTPMPALRKVARRLGRQMLRAARVTWPSADLDRLARDRPQGVHQPVVLGVAARAAGLTPLDAAQAAAYESISCPATAAVRLLSLDPFDATALLARLAPEMDDVADAAVTAAGRLTGLGIDALPAASAPLLDLTGEQHAAWTVRLFAS; encoded by the coding sequence ATGACCCGTGCAGCCCTGATCGTGCTGGCCGACGGTCGTTTCCCCGCCGGCGGGCACGCCCATTCCGGTGGCGTGGAGGCGGCGGTGGCCTCCGGCGCCGTGCACGACACCGTAAGCCTGGGGGCGTTCTGCCGTGGGCGGCTGCACACAGCTGGACTCACCGCCGCCGGCCTCGCCGCCGCCGCGGCCGACGGCCACGACGCCCTCGTCCTGGACGAGGCCGCCGACGCCCGTACCCCCATGCCCGCACTGCGGAAGGTCGCACGTCGGCTCGGCCGGCAAATGCTGCGCGCGGCCCGCGTTACCTGGCCCTCGGCCGACCTGGACCGGCTCGCCCGCGACCGGCCGCAGGGCGTGCACCAGCCCGTCGTCCTGGGAGTCGCCGCCCGCGCGGCGGGCCTGACCCCGCTGGACGCCGCACAGGCCGCCGCGTACGAAAGCATCAGCTGCCCGGCGACCGCCGCAGTACGGCTGCTCAGTCTCGACCCGTTCGACGCGACCGCGCTGCTGGCGCGACTGGCCCCCGAAATGGACGACGTGGCCGACGCCGCTGTCACCGCCGCGGGCCGTCTCACCGGCCTCGGCATCGATGCCCTCCCGGCCGCCTCAGCGCCGCTACTCGACCTCACCGGCGAACAGCACGCCGCCTGGACGGTCCGCCTCTTCGCTTCCTGA
- a CDS encoding urease subunit alpha, giving the protein MAEALTREKYADLYGPTADDRVRLADTGLVIRIEADWAGGPGRSGNEMIFGGGKVIRESMGQSHYARDSRHKPVDTVITGALIVDHWGIVKADVGLRDGEIAAIGKAYNPETMDEQTFDDSRASNFVVGPETEVISGNGRILTAGGVDTHVHFLCPGQIHEALAAGVTTLIGGGTGPAEGSTATTVTPGKWHIHRMFEALDQYPVNIGLLGKGSTVNKDALTDQVRAGVLGFKIHEDWGATPAVIDAALAVCDSTGVQVALHADSLNEAGFVQNTLAATMDPKSARRREKKYRSLHVFHVEGAGGGHAPDMISLVGLPNVLPASTNPTRPLTVNTVKEHVDMMIVCHHLNPEIEADMAFADSRIRPSTMAAEDLLHDMGAISMMSSDAQAMGRIGEMIMRTWQTAHVMKDRYGHLDEDTQEADNFRVRRYIAKYTINPAITHGIAGKVGSVEQGKLADLVLWEPKFFGVKPHMVIKGGQIAYAQVGDANASIPTPQPFLPRPVWGSCGRSTQANSFNFVPELALNGDLGDLGLVKPLAQIKNTRQVTKADMKLNSGLPEIAVDPDTFDVNIGGAVTSDVRTKIDGHAVGRTYATELPMAQRYFLF; this is encoded by the coding sequence ATGGCTGAGGCACTGACGCGTGAGAAGTACGCCGACCTGTACGGCCCGACGGCGGACGACAGGGTGCGGCTCGCCGACACCGGCCTCGTCATCAGGATCGAGGCGGACTGGGCCGGCGGGCCCGGCCGCAGCGGCAACGAAATGATCTTCGGTGGCGGCAAGGTGATCCGCGAGTCGATGGGGCAGTCGCACTACGCACGCGACAGCCGGCACAAGCCGGTCGACACCGTGATCACCGGCGCACTCATCGTCGACCACTGGGGCATCGTGAAGGCCGACGTCGGGCTGCGCGACGGCGAGATCGCCGCGATCGGCAAGGCGTACAACCCCGAGACCATGGACGAGCAGACGTTCGACGACAGCCGTGCATCGAACTTCGTCGTCGGACCCGAGACGGAGGTCATTTCCGGCAACGGTCGGATCCTCACCGCGGGCGGCGTCGACACACACGTGCACTTTCTGTGCCCGGGCCAGATTCACGAGGCGCTCGCGGCCGGCGTGACCACGCTGATCGGCGGCGGCACGGGGCCTGCCGAGGGCAGCACGGCCACCACGGTGACGCCGGGAAAGTGGCACATCCACCGCATGTTCGAGGCGCTCGACCAGTACCCGGTCAACATCGGGCTGCTCGGCAAGGGCAGCACGGTCAACAAGGACGCACTGACCGACCAGGTCAGGGCTGGCGTCCTGGGCTTCAAGATTCACGAGGACTGGGGCGCGACACCCGCCGTGATCGACGCGGCCCTGGCGGTGTGCGACAGCACCGGTGTCCAGGTCGCCCTGCATGCCGACTCGCTGAACGAGGCCGGCTTTGTACAGAACACCCTCGCGGCGACCATGGACCCGAAGTCGGCGCGGCGGCGCGAGAAGAAGTACCGCAGCCTCCATGTCTTCCACGTCGAGGGCGCCGGTGGCGGCCACGCACCCGACATGATCAGCCTGGTCGGCCTGCCGAATGTGCTGCCCGCCTCGACCAACCCGACCCGCCCCCTGACGGTCAACACCGTCAAGGAACACGTCGACATGATGATCGTCTGCCACCATCTCAACCCAGAGATCGAGGCGGACATGGCGTTCGCCGACTCCCGGATCCGCCCCTCCACGATGGCCGCCGAGGACCTCCTGCACGACATGGGTGCCATCTCGATGATGTCCTCCGACGCCCAGGCCATGGGCCGCATCGGCGAAATGATCATGCGGACGTGGCAGACCGCGCACGTGATGAAGGACCGCTACGGACACCTCGACGAGGACACCCAGGAGGCGGACAACTTCCGTGTCCGGCGGTACATCGCGAAGTACACCATCAACCCGGCCATCACACACGGCATCGCCGGCAAGGTCGGGTCCGTCGAGCAGGGCAAACTCGCCGACCTGGTGCTGTGGGAGCCCAAGTTCTTCGGGGTGAAGCCGCACATGGTCATCAAGGGCGGCCAGATCGCGTACGCGCAGGTTGGTGACGCCAACGCGTCGATCCCGACACCGCAGCCGTTCCTGCCGCGCCCGGTGTGGGGCTCCTGCGGCCGCTCCACGCAAGCCAACTCCTTCAACTTCGTGCCGGAGCTGGCCCTGAACGGCGACCTGGGCGACCTGGGACTCGTCAAACCCCTGGCGCAAATCAAGAACACCCGGCAGGTGACGAAAGCCGACATGAAGCTCAACAGCGGCCTGCCGGAGATCGCAGTCGATCCCGACACCTTCGACGTCAACATCGGCGGCGCCGTCACCTCCGACGTGCGAACGAAGATCGACGGGCACGCGGTGGGCCGCACCTACGCGACCGAACTGCCCATGGCCCAGCGGTACTTCCTGTTCTGA